One Cydia pomonella isolate Wapato2018A chromosome 14, ilCydPomo1, whole genome shotgun sequence DNA segment encodes these proteins:
- the LOC133525187 gene encoding keratin-associated protein 9-1-like translates to MNCTGMNCNSECVGPECTAECFGKSCTTKCHGHECSSTCLDNPCESQCIGDSCISKTKEKPPKMPMPHVNHQASESHCFGADCQSECTGQSCRARCSGINCTVKCTGLFCDQEIFEHVPPAESSFRVKLADLWNQFKRHLI, encoded by the exons ATGAAC tgcACAGGAATGAATTGCAATAGTGAG TGTGTGGGGCCAGAGTGTACTGCCGAG TGTTTTGGAAAAAGCTGCACTACTAAG tgTCACGGACATGAATGCAGTTCTACG tgtCTAGATAATCCTTGTGAATCCCAG tGTATCGGGGACAGCTGCATTTCCAAG ACAAAAGAAAAACCACCCAAG ATGCCAATGCCACATGTTAATCATCAAGCATCAGAATCACAT TGTTTTGGGGCAGACTGCCAATCTGAG tgtaCTGGCCAGTCTTGTAGAGCCAGG TGCAGCGGGATAAATTGTACAGTTAag tgtACAGGACTCTTCTGTGACCAGGAGATATTT GAGCACGTGCCACCAGCCGAATCCAGCTTCAGAGTGAAACTGGCAGATTTATGGAATcaatttaaaagacatttgatatga
- the LOC133525188 gene encoding host cell factor 1, translating to MKENAVLKWQKVYNPTGPQPRPRHGHRAVAIKDLMIVFGGGNEGIVHELHVFNTTTNQWFVPVTKGEVPPGCAAYGFVVDGTRLLVFGGMVEYGKYSNDLYELQASRWEWKRLKPLPPKQGLPPCPRLGHSFTLLNGKVYLFGGLANESDDPKNNIPRYLNDLYTLELYPNSSMTVWDIPLTYGQSPPPRESHSGVSYTDRHSGKSSLIIYGGMSGSRLGDLWVLDVDSMSWSRPEVGGPAPLPRSLHTATVVGHHMYVYGGWVPLVPDESKLATHEKEWKCTNTLASLNLENMTWDNIALDKFEDCVPRARAGHSAVAIQTRLYIWSGRDGYRKTWNNQICCKDLWYLEVGVPPQAGRVALVRAGTTSLELCWPAMNTVTTYVLQVQKCGKVAPARFPAAAEPVAAPPPASPSAQPDAAKAFGLTSPTSIGLPPSPMEMPARAAPVAAAASPVASPVTTPQKIMPGAIKVPAQAAVKISPGTPALKQATYHGKTVVKSPAGSSQIKVAAVTPQGVTRIVSAASTPGAATTARVSTAPTQLVLGSAAGGTPRFVQVKAGGAAGLPVKLGAGSAVKLAGGQVPLKLGAAGIQGMQGKLTTSGVQKAGGVLKLGAGNVKIGTSNVLVKTAGGVPVQAGAGIHKVAGGVPVKLGGAGLPVISSGGALQLAGSPLQGQVKAPVYKIVTAKSGEQTVTATTAAAAAASGAVMRSAGGNAGIPVIIKKTPGGGAQASSAPQYVTLVKTSTGMTVATMPKVAMMQNRPAAPGGAASSAGIAPGATIVKLVSANTVGGNKIITLPSNMLQLGKAGVGGKQTIVITKSANQGAPPAPPQ from the coding sequence ATGAAGGAAAACGCCGTACTTAAGTGGCAAAAAGTGTACAATCCCACCGGCCCCCAGCCCCGACCTCGCCATGGCCACCGCGCTGTCGCCATCAAAGATTTGATGATAGTTTTCGGCGGTGGTAACGAAGGTATCGTTCACGAGCTTCACGTCTTCAACACCACTACAAACCAATGGTTCGTGCCCGTCACCAAGGGGGAGGTACCTCCGGGATGCGCCGCATACGGCTTCGTAGTCGACGGAACGCGTCTGCTGGTTTTCGGCGGCATGGTGGAGTACGGCAAGTATTCTAACGACCTGTATGAACTGCAAGCTTCCCGGTGGGAATGGAAACGTCTGAAGCCGCTACCGCCAAAACAGGGCCTGCCCCCGTGTCCTCGCCTCGGGCACAGCTTCACGCTGCTCAACGGCAAGGTGTACCTGTTCGGTGGGCTGGCCAACGAGAGCGACGACCCGAAGAACAACATCCCGAGGTACCTCAACGACCTGTACACACTCGAGCTGTATCCCAACTCCTCGATGACGGTGTGGGACATCCCGCTCACCTACGGACAGTCCCCTCCCCCGCGCGAGTCTCACAGTGGAGTTTCATATACAGATAGGCACAGTGGCAAATCTTCACTTATTATATATGGAGGCATGAGTGGATCCCGTCTTGGCGATTTGTGGGTTTTAGATGTAGACAGCATGTCATGGTCACGACCTGAAGTAGGGGGACCAGCGCCCCTACCACGCTCCCTGCACACAGCCACTGTAGTTGGCCACCACATGTACGTATATGGTGGCTGGGTACCGCTGGTACCTGACGAATCCAAGCTAGCCACCCATGAGAAGGAATGGAAATGCACTAACACTCTCGCATCACTAAATTTAGAGAATATGACATGGGATAATATAGCCTTGGACAAGTTTGAAGATTGTGTGCCGAGAGCGAGAGCCGGTCACAGTGCAGTTGCTATACAGACAAGACTTTATATATGGTCAGGACGAGATGGATACAGAAAAACATGGAATAACCAGATTTGCTGCAAGGATCTGTGGTATTTGGAAGTGGGAGTGCCTCCTCAAGCAGGTCGGGTGGCGCTGGTCCGCGCGGGCACGACGTCGCTGGAGTTGTGCTGGCCAGCCATGAATACGGTCACAACCTACGTATTACAGGTGCAGAAATGTGGCAAGGTGGCGCCCGCGAGGTTCCCAGCCGCCGCCGAGCCAGTGGCCGCGCCTCCGCCCGCCTCGCCGTCCGCGCAGCCCGACGCGGCTAAAGCCTTCGGTCTCACCTCACCCACATCTATCGGCCTGCCGCCCTCGCCCATGGAGATGCCTGCTCGCGCTGCGCCCGTCGCCGCTGCCGCTTCCCCTGTAGCCTCGCCGGTCACGACACCACAGAAGATCATGCCTGGCGCTATAAAGGTTCCCGCTCAGGCTGCCGTCAAGATATCTCCTGGAACGCCTGCACTCAAACAAGCAACATACCATGGCAAGACAGTAGTGAAGTCTCCGGCCGGCTCGTCGCAAATCAAGGTCGCCGCTGTGACGCCGCAGGGCGTGACGCGAATAGTGAGCGCGGCAAGCACGCCAGGCGCCGCGACCACCGCGCGCGTCAGCACGGCTCCGACGCAGCTCGTGCTCGGCTCGGCCGCGGGCGGTACTCCACGATTCGTACAAGTTAAGGCGGGCGGAGCGGCCGGCCTTCCTGTTAAACTAGGAGCCGGGAGCGCCGTTAAACTAGCTGGCGGACAAGTTCCCCTCAAACTTGGAGCGGCCGGCATCCAGGGTATGCAAGGCAAACTGACCACGAGCGGCGTTCAAAAGGCTGGAGGCGTACTCAAACTAGGAGCCGGCAACGTCAAAATCGGCACAAGTAATGTCTTAGTGAAAACTGCGGGTGGCGTTCCAGTGCAAGCGGGCGCGGGAATACACAAAGTCGCCGGTGGCGTACCCGTTAAACTGGGCGGTGCTGGCTTACCTGTCATAAGCAGTGGCGGAGCGTTACAGCTCGCCGGCTCGCCGCTTCAAGGTCAAGTCAAGGCCCCAGTGTACAAGATCGTCACAGCAAAGTCCGGCGAGCAGACAGTCACGGCAacgacggcggcggcggccgcggcgagcggtgcggtgatgcGGTCCGCCGGCGGCAACGCGGGCATCCCCGTCATTATAAAGAAGAcgccgggcggcggcgcgcaggcCTCCTCGGCCCCGCAATACGTGACTTTAGTGAAGACCTCAACAGGCATGACTGTAGCGACAATGCCGAAGGTAGCTATGATGCAAAACCGACCCGCAGCGCCTGGGGGCGCGGCGTCCAGTGCGGGCATCGCCCCAGGCGCCACCATTGTGAAACTAGTGTCTGCTAACACTGTAGGTGGCAACAAGATTATCACCTTGCCCTCAAATATGCTCCAGCTAGGCAAAGCAGGAGTTGGTGGCAAACAGACCATCGTCATTACCAAGTCAGCCAATCAGGGGGCGCCGCCGGCTCCGCCGCAGTAG